A genomic stretch from Podospora pseudoanserina strain CBS 124.78 chromosome 3, whole genome shotgun sequence includes:
- a CDS encoding hypothetical protein (EggNog:ENOG503PB6J), which produces MKPEPLFGFAALILPASFGAASDSAKTLYDQIHEIKHNTSLLHDTKAPGWVSAPTMRGTTSILWSCLLTLFACVYTALHLNIPERGITNVQLVAKRIKWMFITLLFPELVLFYASAQWWKAKKLAAALSLEEKQQLQISGPPQLGTFHKVVNKMLKQNVTRSTGDIEKIGSHESSSPSTINDNCIFDLKYGFYVLMGGIEAELDGKTVILSHHGALLLAQKDIKPFRIPRSTILDQTKADVLQKLLVIVQVSWMVIECVSRKAYGLPISLLELHTMVHVANHLISEGLANLSILMLTS; this is translated from the exons ATGAAGCCAGAACCTCTCTTTGGGTTTGCTGCCCTCATCTTACCAGCCAGCTTCGGGGCCGCATCAGATTCAGCAAAAACATTGTACGATCAAATCCACGAGATAAAGCACAACACCTCCTTGCTCCATGACACGAAAGCACCCGGTTGGGTCTCGGCACCCACCATGAGGGGCACAACCAGCATTTTGTGGAGCTGTTTGCTGACGCTTTTCGCCTGTGTCTACACGGctctccacctcaacatccCCGAGCGAGGCATCACAAACGTTCAGCTTGTGGCTAAGAGGATCAAGTGGATGTTTATTACCCTTTTATTCCCCGAACTCGTTTTGTTTTACGCGTCTGCGCAGTGGTGGAAAGCCAAGAAGTTGGCTGCCGCCTTGAGCCTTGAGGAGAAACAACAGCTTCAAATCAGCGGACCACCCCAACTCGGAACTTTTCACAAAGTCGTGAATAAGATGCTCAAGCAAAATGTCACGAGAAGCACAGGCGACATTGAGAAGATTGGGAGTCATGAGAGCTCCAGCCCAAGCACCATTAATGATAAT TGCATTTTCGACCTGAAATATGGGTTTTATGTTTTGATGGGAGGGATCGAAGCTGAACTGGACGGAAAGACAGTCATCTTGTCCCATCATGGCGCGCTGCTTCTAGCCCAGAAGGATATCAAACCCTTCAGAATACCAAGATCCACCATCTTGGACCAAACAAAAGCCGACGTGCTGCAAAAGCTGTTGGTCATTGTACAGGTCAGCTGGATGGTCATTGAGTGTGTATCCCGCAAGGCATACGGCTTGCCTATAAGTCTCCTGGAGCTGCACACCATGGTACATGTCGC AAAC